A stretch of the Aegilops tauschii subsp. strangulata cultivar AL8/78 chromosome 4, Aet v6.0, whole genome shotgun sequence genome encodes the following:
- the LOC109733260 gene encoding serine/threonine receptor-like kinase NFP, whose product MDPRRFLCCLLLALALAFRRCGAQGAANGTGRFACLVPAPCDTFVLYRTQAPGSLDLGAISDLFGVSRAMIASANGLSLDAEGAALLPDQPLLVPVRCGCTGNRSFVNVTYPIRSGDTFYALALTGFENLTTPDVIQELNPQAVFNKLNVSQLVTVPLFCRCPTPAERSGGAQLLVTYMWRPVDTMSEVSKLMNSSASAIAAVNNVSADFTSTTMLPMLIPVARPPVLPPLQYGASASTGDPGVSKRFSGATVAASIAGSLIAVAALCAAIFAYRRYREKKATVHSASRFASPRFCFNQNAYGIQSSSSIARMINGGDKLLTSVSQFIDKPVIFGTAEIMEATMNLDERCRIGSSYYRAKLEGEVFAVKPAKGDVSAELRMMQMVNHANLIRLAGISIGADGDYTFLVYEFAEKGSLDKWLYQKPPSSLPSSSSSADTLSWNQRLGIAFDVANGLLYMHEHTQPSMVHGDVRARNILLTADFRARISNFSVATPAMADAAATSSDVFAFGLLVLELLSGRTAMEARVGAEIGMLWRDIRAVLEAGDKRDAKLRKWMDPALGDEYYLDAALSLAGMARACTEEDAARRPKMADVVFSLSMLVQPLPVGDAFEKLWQPSSEENIRIVNEVAAR is encoded by the coding sequence ATGGACCCCCGCCGCTTCCTCTGCTGCCTCTtgctcgccctcgccctcgccttCCGCCGCTGCGGCGCGCAGGGCGCCGCCAACGGCACCGGGCGCTTCGCGTGCCTCGTGCCGGCCCCGTGCGACACGTTCGTCCTGTACCGCACGCAGGCCCCGGGGTCCCTCGACCTCGGCGCCATCTCGGACCTCTTCGGCGTGAGCCGGGCCATGATCGCCAGCGCCAACGGCCTCAGCCTCGACGCCGAGGGCGCGGCGCTGCTGCCCGACCAGCCGCTGCTCGTGCCCGTCCGCTGCGGCTGCACCGGCAACCGCTCCTTCGTCAACGTCACCTACCCCATCCGCTCCGGCGACACCTTCTACGCGCTCGCGCTCACCGGCTTCGAGAACCTCACCACCCCCGACGTCATCCAGGAGCTCAACCCGCAGGCGGTCTTCAACAAGCTCAATGTCTCGCAGCTGGTCACCGTGCCGCTCTTCTGCCGGTGCCCCACGCCGGCGGAGCGGAGCGGCGGGGCGCAGCTGCTCGTCACCTACATGTGGCGACCTGTCGACACCATGTCCGAGGTGAGCAAGCTGATGAACTCTAGCGCGAGCGCGATCGCTGCGGTGAACAACGTCAGCGCCGACTTCACCTCCACGACGATGCTGCCGATGCTGATCCCGGTGGCGCGGCCGCCGGTGCTTCCTCCGCTGCAATATGGCGCGAGCGCGAGCACCGGCGATCCCGGAGTTAGCAAGCGCTTCTCGGGTGCCACCGTCGCGGCGAGCATCGCCGGGTCTCTCATCGCGGTCGCCGCCTTGTGCGCGGCGATCTTCGCGTACCGGAGGTACCGCGAGAAGAAGGCCACGGTGCACTCGGCGTCCAGGTTCGCGAGCCCGAGGTTTTGTTTCAACCAGAACGCCTACGGGATTCAGAGCAGCAGTTCCATCGCGCGCATGATCAACGGAGGGGACAAGCTGCTCACCAGCGTGTCGCAGTTCATCGACAAGCCTGTCATCTTCGGCACAGCGGAGATCATGGAAGCGACGATGAACTTGGACGAACGGTGCAGGATCGGCAGCTCCTACTACCGGGCCAAGCTAGAAGGCGAGGTGTTCGCGGTGAAGCCGGCGAAAGGCGACGTGTCGGCGGAGCTGAGGATGATGCAGATGGTCAACCACGCCAACCTCATCAGGCTGGCCGGCATATCCATCGGCGCCGATGGGGACTACACCTTCCTCGTGTACGAGTTCGCCGAGAAGGGCTCGCTCGACAAGTGGCTGTACCAGAAGCCTCCGTCCTCGCTGCCGTCGTCGAGCTCATCAGCGGACACGCTCTCGTGGAACCAGAGGCTGGGCATCGCGTTCGACGTCGCCAACGGCCTACTATACATGCACGAGCACACTCAGCCGAGCATGGTGCACGGTGACGTCCGCGCACGGAACATCCTCCTCACCGCGGACTTCAGGGCCAGGATATCCAACTTCTCCGTGGCCACGCCGGCGATGGCCGACGCCGCGGCGACGAGCAGCGACGTGTTCGCCTTCGGCCTACTTGTCCTCGAGCTTCTCTCCGGCAGGACGGCCATGGAGGCGCGCGTCGGCGCGGAGATCGGCATGCTATGGAGGGACATCCGGGCGGTGCTGGAGGCCGGGGACAAGAGGGACGCCAAGCTGAGGAAGTGGATGGACCCCGCCCTTGGGGACGAGTACTACTTGGATGCGGCACTCAGCCTGGCCGGCATGGCGAGGGCTTGCACGGAGGAGGACGCGGCGCGGCGGCCGAAGATGGCCGACGTGGTGTTCAGCCTCTCGATGCTGGTGCAGCCGTTGCCGGTGGGCGACGCGTTCGAGAAGCTATGGCAGCCCAGCTCGGAGGAGAACATTAGGATTGTCAATGAAGTGGCAGCCAGATGA